A single Brucella intermedia LMG 3301 DNA region contains:
- a CDS encoding heme lyase CcmF/NrfE family subunit encodes MSVEIGHFALVLALALSIVQSIVPVVGAHRRDPQLMSVAAPTAIAVFALICLASAVLVHAYVVSDFSVLNVVENSHSQKPLLYKITGVWGNHEGSMLLWVFILTFFSALVAAFSGNLPETLRANVLAVQGWIGVAFLAFIVFTSNPFTRIFPAPMEGGDLNPILQDIGLAIHPPLLYLGYVGFSVCFSFAVAALLEGRLDAAWARWVRPWALVAWMFLTGGIAMGSYWAYYELGWGGWWFWDPVENASFMPWLVGTALLHSALVMEKRSALKIWTVLLAILTFSLSLLGTFLVRSGVLTSVHSFATDPGRGLFILAILAIFIGGSLSLFALRVQSLTAGGIFHPISREGALVFNNLFLTTAAATVLIGTLYPLLLEVMTGDKISVGAPFFNMTFGPLMIPLLFAVPFGPLLAWKRGDLYGVSQRLMTAFALSLVAAAIVLWSTSAKSVLAACGIGLAAWLIFGSLTDLVLKAGIGKVSASKAFARFKGLPRSVFGTALAHIGLGVTLLGIVSVTTFGTENVLIMRPGDTARVQDYTLRFEGLRPLTGSNFTENRGTFTLLDSSSRSLGQIEPSKRFFPARQMPTTESGIKTLWFSQVYVALGDEPGDGSVVVRIWWKPDVTLIWYGALVMMVGALFSLADRRLRVGAPSRSRKSARQEAEAAA; translated from the coding sequence CTCATGTCAGTCGCCGCCCCGACTGCAATTGCAGTCTTTGCGCTGATCTGCCTTGCATCCGCCGTGCTTGTCCATGCCTATGTCGTGTCGGATTTCTCGGTCCTGAATGTGGTCGAGAATTCTCACTCGCAAAAGCCGCTTCTCTACAAGATCACCGGCGTCTGGGGTAATCACGAAGGCTCAATGCTGCTGTGGGTGTTTATTCTCACCTTCTTCAGTGCGCTGGTCGCGGCTTTTTCCGGCAACCTGCCTGAAACGCTGCGCGCCAATGTCCTCGCCGTGCAAGGCTGGATCGGGGTGGCTTTTCTGGCGTTCATCGTCTTCACCTCCAATCCTTTTACCCGTATTTTTCCGGCTCCGATGGAGGGCGGCGATCTCAACCCGATCCTTCAGGATATCGGCCTCGCGATCCACCCGCCGCTGCTCTATCTCGGCTATGTCGGGTTTTCGGTTTGTTTCTCCTTTGCCGTGGCGGCCCTGTTGGAGGGGCGCCTTGATGCTGCATGGGCGCGCTGGGTGCGCCCATGGGCGCTTGTCGCATGGATGTTCCTGACCGGCGGCATCGCCATGGGTTCCTACTGGGCCTATTACGAGCTTGGCTGGGGCGGCTGGTGGTTCTGGGACCCGGTTGAAAATGCATCCTTCATGCCTTGGCTGGTCGGCACCGCACTGCTCCATTCAGCACTCGTCATGGAAAAGCGCTCGGCGCTGAAAATCTGGACCGTGCTGCTGGCGATCCTCACCTTTTCGCTGTCGCTGCTCGGCACCTTCCTTGTCCGCTCCGGCGTTCTGACTTCGGTTCACAGCTTCGCCACCGATCCGGGGCGCGGCCTCTTCATTCTGGCCATCCTTGCAATCTTCATTGGCGGTTCGCTCTCGCTTTTCGCGCTCCGGGTGCAGAGCCTGACGGCAGGCGGCATCTTCCATCCGATTTCGCGCGAAGGTGCACTGGTCTTCAACAATCTGTTTTTGACGACCGCCGCTGCGACCGTGCTGATCGGCACGCTTTATCCGCTGCTGCTGGAAGTGATGACCGGCGACAAGATTTCCGTTGGCGCACCGTTCTTCAACATGACGTTCGGCCCCCTGATGATCCCGCTTCTGTTCGCGGTGCCCTTCGGCCCGCTGCTCGCCTGGAAACGCGGCGATCTTTACGGCGTCTCGCAGCGGCTGATGACGGCTTTCGCGCTCTCGCTCGTGGCTGCGGCAATCGTCCTGTGGAGCACATCGGCGAAATCGGTTCTCGCCGCCTGCGGGATCGGGCTTGCGGCATGGCTGATTTTCGGCAGCCTGACGGACCTCGTGCTCAAGGCTGGCATAGGCAAGGTCTCCGCGAGCAAGGCGTTTGCGCGCTTCAAGGGTTTGCCGCGCTCGGTTTTCGGTACCGCACTTGCCCATATCGGGCTCGGCGTGACACTGCTGGGCATCGTGAGCGTCACCACTTTCGGCACGGAAAATGTGCTGATCATGCGTCCGGGCGATACCGCCAGGGTACAGGATTACACGCTGCGCTTTGAAGGCCTGCGCCCGCTCACTGGCTCCAACTTCACCGAAAATCGCGGTACTTTCACGCTGCTCGATTCCAGCTCGCGCAGTCTTGGACAAATCGAACCGTCCAAGCGGTTTTTCCCGGCTCGCCAGATGCCGACAACTGAATCAGGCATCAAGACGCTATGGTTCAGCCAGGTCTATGTTGCGCTTGGCGACGAACCGGGGGACGGATCGGTCGTCGTCCGTATCTGGTGGAAGCCCGATGTGACACTGATATGGTACGGGGCTCTCGTCATGATGGTGGGTGCACTGTTTTCTCTGGCTGACCGGCGCCTGCGGGTGGGTGCGCCTTCGCGCAGCCGCAAATCGGCTCGCCAAGAGGCGGAGGCCGCGGCATGA
- a CDS encoding cytochrome c-type biogenesis protein → MKTRSAFAALLLGAALAFQGTAALAVNPDEVLSDPVLEKRARTISGELRCMVCQNESIDDSNAELARDLRILVRDRLKEGDSDEQVMDFIVDRYGEFVLLKPRLNARTVLLWGFPVVILLIGAVALVFAFRGRKRVGEAPQPLTESEKAELSRLLDGK, encoded by the coding sequence ATGAAAACGCGCTCGGCATTTGCGGCACTTCTGCTTGGCGCAGCCCTGGCCTTTCAGGGAACTGCAGCGCTCGCCGTCAATCCGGACGAGGTTCTCTCCGATCCAGTGCTTGAAAAGCGCGCCCGCACCATTTCCGGCGAACTGCGCTGCATGGTTTGCCAGAATGAATCCATCGACGATTCCAATGCCGAGCTTGCCCGCGATCTCCGCATTCTTGTCCGTGACCGGCTGAAAGAAGGCGACAGTGACGAACAGGTGATGGACTTCATCGTCGACCGTTACGGAGAGTTCGTGCTTTTGAAGCCGCGTCTCAACGCGCGCACCGTACTCCTGTGGGGATTTCCGGTCGTCATATTGCTGATCGGTGCTGTAGCGCTGGTTTTCGCCTTTCGCGGACGCAAGCGGGTGGGGGAGGCGCCCCAGCCGCTTACCGAAAGCGAAAAGGCGGAATTATCACGCCTGCTCGACGGAAAATAG
- a CDS encoding Do family serine endopeptidase, giving the protein MSRARISNYRKSVAAIALSAVLAGGFVATGPIGALNDARADAVQVTPPPQAAGFADLVEKVRPAVVSVRVKKDVQQTADRGGGQFSGPQGFYQLPDDHPLKRFFRDFGMDPRGDARPDARPDRRGPGKRGPRPGHERPVAQGSGFFISEDGYVVTNNHVVSDGDAYSVVMDDGTELDAKLIGTDPRTDLAVLKVNDPKQKFTYVAFGDDNKIRVGDWVVAVGNPFGLGGTVTSGIVSARGRDIGAGPYDDFIQIDAAVNKGNSGGPAFNLSGQVIGINTAIFSPSGGSVGIAFAIPASTAKQVVDQLIKKGSVERGWIGVQIQPVTKDIAASLGLAEEKGALVASPQKDGPAAKAGIQSGDVITAVNGETVQDTRDLARKVAGVAPGEKAALTVWRKNKAEEISVTIEAMPGDLGKSASPSTDNGGGQNETLDSYGLTVTPSEDGNGVVVTDVDPDSDASDRGIRSGDIIVSVNNQTVKSAKDINNAISEAEKSGRKAVLLQLQSNDQSRFVALPIDQG; this is encoded by the coding sequence ATGTCCAGAGCCAGGATTTCCAACTATCGCAAGAGCGTTGCCGCGATCGCATTGTCGGCCGTTCTCGCCGGTGGTTTTGTCGCGACCGGTCCTATCGGTGCGCTCAATGACGCCCGTGCGGATGCCGTGCAGGTAACGCCGCCGCCGCAGGCTGCGGGTTTTGCCGATCTCGTTGAGAAGGTTCGTCCGGCTGTCGTCAGCGTCCGTGTCAAGAAGGACGTGCAGCAAACCGCTGATCGTGGGGGTGGCCAGTTCTCCGGCCCTCAGGGCTTCTATCAGCTTCCGGACGACCATCCGCTCAAGCGCTTCTTCCGTGATTTTGGCATGGACCCGCGCGGCGATGCACGTCCCGATGCGCGCCCTGATCGCCGCGGCCCCGGCAAGCGCGGTCCTCGTCCCGGCCACGAACGTCCGGTTGCCCAAGGTTCCGGCTTCTTCATCTCTGAAGACGGTTATGTCGTAACCAACAACCACGTTGTTTCCGACGGCGATGCCTATAGTGTGGTCATGGACGATGGCACGGAACTCGACGCCAAGCTGATCGGCACCGACCCGCGCACCGATCTGGCCGTGCTGAAGGTCAACGATCCGAAGCAGAAGTTCACCTATGTCGCATTCGGCGACGATAACAAGATCCGCGTCGGTGACTGGGTCGTGGCTGTCGGTAATCCGTTCGGTCTCGGCGGTACGGTGACCTCCGGTATCGTGTCGGCCCGTGGCCGTGATATCGGCGCTGGTCCTTACGACGACTTCATCCAGATCGACGCGGCCGTGAACAAGGGCAACTCCGGTGGTCCCGCCTTCAACCTGTCGGGTCAGGTCATCGGTATCAACACCGCCATCTTCTCGCCTTCGGGCGGCAGCGTGGGCATTGCCTTTGCAATCCCGGCCTCGACCGCAAAGCAGGTCGTTGACCAGCTCATCAAGAAGGGCTCGGTGGAACGTGGCTGGATTGGCGTACAGATCCAGCCGGTGACGAAGGATATCGCGGCTTCGCTCGGCCTTGCCGAAGAGAAGGGCGCACTCGTCGCTTCGCCGCAGAAGGATGGACCGGCTGCCAAGGCTGGCATCCAGTCCGGCGACGTGATCACGGCAGTCAACGGCGAAACCGTGCAGGACACTCGTGATCTGGCACGCAAGGTGGCGGGCGTTGCTCCCGGTGAAAAGGCGGCTCTGACCGTCTGGCGCAAGAATAAGGCCGAGGAAATCAGCGTCACCATCGAAGCTATGCCTGGCGATTTGGGCAAGTCGGCCAGCCCTTCGACCGACAATGGCGGCGGCCAGAACGAGACCCTCGACTCCTATGGCCTCACCGTGACCCCGTCCGAAGACGGTAACGGCGTGGTGGTGACCGATGTCGATCCCGACAGCGACGCCTCCGACCGCGGTATCCGTTCCGGCGACATCATCGTCAGTGTCAACAACCAGACGGTGAAGAGCGCCAAGGACATCAACAACGCCATCAGCGAAGCCGA